TCAATATTCAAGCACAAAGGATGCGAAAAATCCGGGGGAAACGTAATCATTAAAAACATGGGATTTATTATTGCATTCTTTTCTTCGCGCTCCCTTCCGTCCTTCGCGGTCATCCAAAAATTTATCATATATATATCATGAAAACCATCGCCCTTTTCCTTGCCGCCGTTTTCGCCCTCGCATTTTTCTCCGGCTGCGCCAGCAAATCCGGCCAGTCCGACGGCCCGTATCTTCCGCAGGATACCACCAAATACACCGTCGAAAGCACGGAAAAATTCGTCCTGATGGATCGCGCCGTGCAGTATTCCGTGACCTGCACCGGCCTCCAGGAGCATACCACTCCCGACGGGCGCCTCGAGGTCGTCGCCAACGTCAAGAATCGCGAGAACCGCCGCATCCAGGTGCAGGTGGGCTGCGTGTTCCGCGACGCGCAGAATTTCTCCACCGGGGACGAAACCCCGTGGCAGACGCTCATCCTCGGCGAGCACGCGACCGAGGCCGTCCGCTTCACCGCGATGAACGACAAGGCGAAAACCTACACCGTCCGCGTCCGCCAGGCGCGGTGAGCACAACCATCATCAGCGAGGATCTGAAAATAAACTTTTCTGAACAGAAGGAAACGAAGGGAACAAAGATAAAAACAAGGAAGATTTTTTGAATCGAAACCTTCTTATTATAATA
This genomic stretch from Termitidicoccus mucosus harbors:
- a CDS encoding YcfL family protein; this encodes MKTIALFLAAVFALAFFSGCASKSGQSDGPYLPQDTTKYTVESTEKFVLMDRAVQYSVTCTGLQEHTTPDGRLEVVANVKNRENRRIQVQVGCVFRDAQNFSTGDETPWQTLILGEHATEAVRFTAMNDKAKTYTVRVRQAR